The following are from one region of the Novosphingobium humi genome:
- the trpA gene encoding tryptophan synthase subunit alpha, with product MTRLSAAFAKGRPALVTFITGGDPTPDATPAILDALVAGGADVIELGMPFTDPMADGAAIQAANLRSLAAGTRTADIFRIAKDFRARHPDVPLVLMGYANPMVARGAEWFAAQCAGAGVDGIICVDIPSEEDPEIGPALRAQGISFIRLATPTTDTARLPAVVDGSSGFLYYVSVAGVTGKQQAAVDTIKEAMARIKAGTDLPIAVGFGVRTPEQAAAFAAHAEGVVVGSALVDLVAQHGADAAGPIREYTAALADAVHNAKGQA from the coding sequence ATGACCCGCCTCTCCGCCGCCTTTGCCAAAGGCCGCCCTGCCCTTGTCACCTTCATCACCGGGGGCGATCCCACGCCGGACGCCACCCCCGCTATCCTTGATGCGCTGGTCGCGGGCGGGGCGGATGTGATCGAATTGGGCATGCCCTTTACCGATCCGATGGCCGATGGCGCGGCGATCCAGGCCGCAAACCTGCGCAGCCTTGCCGCCGGAACGCGCACCGCCGACATTTTCCGCATCGCCAAGGATTTCCGCGCGCGCCACCCGGACGTGCCGCTGGTGCTGATGGGCTATGCCAATCCGATGGTGGCGCGCGGGGCCGAATGGTTTGCCGCGCAATGCGCCGGGGCGGGCGTCGATGGTATCATCTGCGTCGATATTCCGTCCGAGGAAGATCCCGAAATCGGCCCCGCCCTGCGCGCGCAAGGCATCAGCTTCATCCGCCTTGCCACGCCTACCACCGACACCGCGCGCCTTCCCGCCGTGGTCGATGGCTCGTCGGGCTTCCTCTATTACGTCTCGGTCGCGGGCGTGACCGGCAAGCAGCAGGCCGCCGTCGATACGATCAAGGAGGCCATGGCCCGCATCAAGGCCGGCACCGACCTGCCGATCGCAGTGGGTTTTGGCGTGCGCACGCCCGAGCAGGCCGCCGCCTTTGCCGCCCATGCCGAGGGCGTCGTGGTGGGCTCTGCTCTGGTCGATCTGGTGGCCCAGCATGGCGCCGATGCCGCAGGCCCGATCCGGGAATACACCGCCGCCTTGGCAGACGCGGTGCATAACGCTAAGGGCCAAGCATGA
- the accD gene encoding acetyl-CoA carboxylase, carboxyltransferase subunit beta — MSWLNKVRNSLSSLTAKKDDTPDNLWIKCKNCNEMLFAQEYEANLSVCPRCDHHGRIGTDARFAHLLDPGFTVLPTPKVKEDPLKFRDTKKYPDRMKAARAANPHPDALTNALGKIEGNKVVLGVQDFGFMGGSMGMAVGAAFVAGAQRALKEKCAYVICTAAGGARMQEGILSLMQMPKTTVAVRRLNNAGLPYIVVLTDPTTGGVTASYAMLGDVQIAEPGCLIGFAGQRVIQDTIREKLPEGFQRAEYLHEHGMVDMVVHRHALREKLAQVLSYLTAAKAA; from the coding sequence ATGAGCTGGCTTAACAAAGTACGCAATTCGCTTTCCTCGCTCACCGCGAAGAAGGACGATACGCCCGACAACCTGTGGATCAAGTGCAAGAACTGCAACGAGATGCTGTTCGCTCAGGAATATGAGGCGAATCTCTCGGTCTGTCCGCGCTGTGATCATCACGGCCGCATCGGCACGGACGCGCGTTTCGCGCATCTGCTCGATCCCGGCTTTACTGTGCTGCCCACGCCCAAGGTCAAGGAAGACCCGCTGAAATTCCGCGATACGAAGAAGTATCCGGACCGCATGAAGGCCGCCCGCGCCGCCAATCCGCATCCCGATGCGCTGACCAATGCCCTTGGCAAGATCGAGGGCAACAAGGTCGTGCTGGGGGTTCAGGACTTCGGCTTTATGGGCGGCTCGATGGGCATGGCTGTGGGCGCGGCTTTCGTGGCCGGGGCCCAGCGTGCCTTGAAGGAAAAATGCGCCTATGTGATCTGCACAGCCGCAGGCGGTGCGCGTATGCAGGAGGGCATTCTGTCCCTGATGCAGATGCCCAAGACCACGGTGGCGGTGCGCCGGCTCAACAATGCTGGCCTGCCCTATATCGTCGTGCTGACCGATCCGACGACGGGCGGCGTGACAGCCTCCTACGCGATGCTGGGCGATGTGCAGATTGCCGAACCGGGCTGTCTGATCGGCTTTGCCGGACAGCGCGTGATTCAGGACACGATCCGCGAAAAGCTGCCCGAAGGGTTCCAGCGCGCCGAATACCTGCATGAACACGGCATGGTCGACATGGTCGTCCACCGCCATGCTCTGCGCGAGAAACTGGCGCAGGTGCTCTCCTACCTCACCGCCGCCAAGGCGGCCTGA
- a CDS encoding bifunctional folylpolyglutamate synthase/dihydrofolate synthase yields MKDFAISDHPGVAAQLARLEQLSVPQGRLGLEIIEGLLALLGNPERRLPPVFHVAGTNGKGSTCTYLRMMLEAQGLVVHSATKPHLVRYNERIRLAGRLIEDDLLADLLAEVLDANDAGEDLGPSFFEVTTAAIFLAFSRIPADVCVIEVGLGGRLDATNVIPNPVATGIATLGIDHEGFLLRPEEGAPEVPLARIAWEKGGIVRPGAPMVTLDYPAVAEEQIAALTAKAGAPWIRRGRDWFAEIGERIEYRDSQGPLSLPLPTLAGRHQAENAALAVALIRHQSAVAVSPEAMAQGIRVARWPARLQRLGDGPLTGLVKGRAVWLDGGHNPDAGLAIARHFADAPPFHLITGMLANKDPSAIIAPLAGKLLSLSVVPAPGHDAHRPEDFAPFTALPAQPFEDVEQALRALPAEGDVLIAGSLYLAGDVLRRNLEFPD; encoded by the coding sequence GTGAAGGATTTTGCCATCTCGGACCACCCCGGCGTGGCCGCGCAATTGGCCCGGCTGGAACAGCTTTCCGTGCCGCAGGGGCGGCTGGGACTGGAAATCATCGAAGGGCTGCTCGCGCTTCTGGGCAATCCCGAGCGTCGCCTGCCCCCGGTGTTCCATGTGGCGGGCACCAATGGCAAGGGCAGCACCTGCACCTATCTGCGCATGATGCTCGAAGCACAGGGACTGGTGGTGCACAGCGCCACCAAGCCGCATCTGGTGCGCTATAATGAGCGGATAAGGTTGGCCGGGCGGCTGATTGAGGATGATCTTCTGGCCGATCTTCTGGCCGAAGTGCTGGACGCCAATGATGCGGGCGAGGATCTGGGGCCGAGCTTTTTCGAGGTAACGACTGCCGCGATCTTCCTCGCCTTTTCGCGCATCCCGGCGGATGTCTGCGTGATCGAGGTCGGGCTGGGCGGGCGGCTGGATGCCACCAATGTCATCCCCAATCCTGTCGCCACCGGCATTGCCACGCTGGGCATTGACCATGAAGGCTTTCTGCTGCGCCCCGAGGAAGGCGCGCCAGAGGTGCCTTTGGCCCGCATCGCCTGGGAAAAGGGCGGCATCGTGCGCCCCGGCGCGCCCATGGTGACGCTGGACTATCCCGCCGTGGCCGAGGAGCAGATCGCGGCCCTGACCGCCAAGGCCGGGGCGCCGTGGATCCGGCGCGGGCGCGACTGGTTTGCCGAGATCGGTGAAAGAATCGAATATCGCGATTCGCAAGGTCCCCTCTCGCTGCCCCTGCCCACGCTGGCCGGACGACATCAGGCGGAAAATGCGGCACTGGCCGTGGCGCTGATCCGGCACCAATCCGCAGTGGCGGTCAGCCCAGAGGCCATGGCGCAGGGCATCCGCGTCGCGCGCTGGCCCGCGCGGTTGCAGCGTCTTGGCGATGGGCCGCTGACGGGGCTGGTCAAAGGACGCGCGGTTTGGCTGGACGGGGGGCACAATCCCGATGCGGGCCTTGCCATCGCGCGCCATTTTGCCGATGCGCCGCCATTTCACCTCATCACCGGCATGTTGGCCAACAAGGACCCCAGCGCGATTATCGCCCCGCTGGCGGGCAAACTGCTCTCGCTCAGCGTCGTCCCTGCGCCCGGCCATGATGCCCATCGGCCCGAGGATTTCGCGCCCTTCACCGCCCTGCCCGCCCAGCCCTTTGAGGATGTTGAGCAGGCTTTGCGGGCTTTGCCGGCGGAGGGGGATGTCTTGATTGCCGGATCGCTGTATCTGGCCGGGGATGTGTTGCGGCGGAATTTGGAGTTTCCGGATTAA
- a CDS encoding AmpG family muropeptide MFS transporter has protein sequence MAISAQNNTPADAEKPPRPKGLALLRVALSTRKAGCMLGFGFSSGLPFALLIGTLNAWLGEVGIKLATIGVLSWIGLSYSFKFLWAPLVDRLKLPGLEALGRRRSWIILCQAVLACAIAGLAITDPTRAIGTFAIIAFIAAFASATQDIALDAWRIENADEDTSLELLTALYQFGYRTASIVGGALALMLAARMSWPQVFGAMAGLMGLMALVTLRAPDTPRTITARLHADLGAPGELAPGVRAVLLFIVLASWVWAIATIAHFMIAMLAPVAPGGKLPSVAEFTKTQGPWIVGATVFVPLIVASVANHLKARALGVLGQEDHAHGPSRTIANHIYAALVTPLAELAGRLRAGVLVVLGFILTYAFCYNIWSSFAFPFYLDYLHYTKDQVAFASKIFGIIMTMFGISLGGYLFLRIGRFPTVLLGAMLPPLGNLLYADLADGGHVIDAFAHVLMLDRLGGALGADARMLRLLLAIVYENIATGLAGTAFVAYVSSVVSKRYTAIQYALLSSLTFLVGTLGRGVAGEAFDTYGYGPVFRATALAGVVSVSFVLMEWVRVSRAEARAVKE, from the coding sequence ATGGCCATCAGCGCCCAGAACAACACCCCGGCGGATGCGGAAAAACCGCCCCGGCCCAAGGGGCTGGCGCTGCTGCGCGTGGCGCTTTCGACGCGCAAGGCGGGGTGTATGCTAGGCTTCGGCTTTTCCTCAGGGCTCCCTTTTGCGCTGCTGATCGGCACGCTGAATGCCTGGCTGGGCGAGGTGGGGATCAAGCTGGCGACGATTGGCGTGCTGTCATGGATCGGCCTGTCCTATTCGTTCAAATTCCTCTGGGCGCCGCTGGTCGACCGGCTGAAGCTGCCGGGGCTGGAGGCTTTGGGACGGCGGCGCAGCTGGATCATCCTGTGTCAGGCGGTGCTGGCCTGCGCGATTGCCGGGCTGGCCATCACCGACCCCACGCGCGCCATCGGCACTTTCGCCATCATCGCCTTCATCGCCGCCTTTGCCAGCGCCACGCAGGACATCGCGCTCGACGCATGGCGGATCGAGAATGCCGATGAGGACACCAGCCTCGAACTGCTGACCGCGCTCTATCAGTTCGGTTATCGCACCGCCTCCATCGTGGGCGGGGCGCTGGCGCTGATGCTGGCGGCGCGGATGTCATGGCCGCAGGTGTTTGGCGCCATGGCCGGGCTGATGGGGCTGATGGCGCTGGTCACGCTGCGTGCGCCCGATACGCCGCGCACGATCACCGCGCGCCTGCACGCCGATCTGGGGGCGCCGGGCGAGTTGGCGCCGGGGGTGCGGGCGGTCCTGCTGTTCATCGTGCTGGCCAGTTGGGTCTGGGCCATTGCCACGATCGCCCATTTCATGATCGCGATGCTGGCCCCGGTGGCGCCGGGGGGCAAATTGCCCTCGGTGGCCGAATTTACAAAGACGCAGGGGCCGTGGATCGTCGGCGCCACGGTCTTTGTGCCGCTGATCGTGGCCAGCGTGGCGAACCACCTGAAGGCCCGCGCGCTGGGCGTTCTGGGGCAAGAGGATCATGCCCATGGCCCCTCGCGCACCATCGCCAACCACATCTATGCCGCGCTGGTCACGCCTCTGGCTGAACTGGCGGGGCGGCTGCGGGCCGGGGTGCTGGTGGTGCTGGGCTTCATCCTGACCTATGCGTTCTGTTACAATATCTGGTCCAGCTTCGCCTTTCCCTTCTATCTGGACTATCTGCATTACACCAAGGATCAGGTGGCCTTCGCCTCGAAAATCTTCGGCATTATCATGACGATGTTCGGCATCTCGCTGGGCGGATACCTGTTTCTGCGGATCGGGCGCTTCCCCACGGTTCTGCTGGGCGCGATGCTGCCGCCGCTGGGCAATCTGCTTTATGCCGACCTTGCCGATGGCGGGCATGTGATCGACGCCTTTGCCCATGTGCTGATGCTGGACCGGCTGGGCGGGGCGCTGGGGGCCGATGCGCGGATGCTGCGTCTGCTGCTGGCCATCGTCTATGAAAACATCGCCACCGGCCTCGCGGGGACGGCCTTCGTCGCCTATGTCTCCAGCGTGGTGTCCAAGCGCTATACCGCGATCCAATATGCGCTGCTTTCCTCGCTGACGTTCCTCGTCGGCACGCTGGGGCGCGGCGTGGCGGGCGAGGCGTTCGACACCTATGGCTATGGGCCGGTGTTCCGCGCCACCGCGCTGGCGGGCGTGGTCAGCGTGTCCTTTGTGTTGATGGAGTGGGTGAGGGTGAGCCGGGCGGAGGCTCGGGCAGTTAAGGAATAA
- a CDS encoding pseudouridine synthase, with product MAYTKNPGGPSKGPSSRGPASRNGRASDAAPRGKPQFDRSGKPQAERSGKPSYGGKPSYGDKPSYGDKSRAGGNAQSANKLYPPRIPRPPRPAPEPINKLEGEGERIAKMLARAGVASRREVERLIEAGRVKVGEITVTTPATLLTTLKGVTVDGNPVKAPEAARLYAFHKPSGLITAERDPAGRPTIYTALRNALPEGTPRLMPIGRLDLNTEGLLLLTNDGELKRAMELPSSGIPRTYRARTFGDITQDRLEELMEGIEVDGIRYGRIDANMERRTGRNQWIELTLSEGKNREVRRVLEALGLQVSRLMRIKYGPFELLDLPRGQAIQIPQVQVERFRKGLKFAKARGE from the coding sequence ATGGCTTATACCAAGAATCCCGGTGGCCCTTCCAAGGGTCCTTCATCGCGTGGCCCCGCCTCGCGCAATGGCCGCGCGTCCGACGCCGCCCCCCGCGGGAAACCGCAATTTGACCGCAGCGGCAAACCGCAGGCTGAACGGAGCGGCAAGCCCTCCTATGGCGGCAAGCCCTCCTATGGCGACAAGCCCTCCTATGGCGACAAGTCGCGGGCGGGCGGCAATGCCCAATCGGCCAATAAGCTTTATCCGCCGCGCATTCCCCGGCCGCCGCGCCCCGCGCCCGAACCGATCAACAAACTGGAAGGCGAAGGCGAACGCATCGCCAAAATGCTGGCGCGCGCGGGCGTGGCAAGCCGCCGCGAGGTCGAGCGCCTGATCGAGGCAGGCCGGGTCAAGGTTGGCGAGATCACTGTCACCACGCCCGCCACGCTGCTCACCACGCTCAAAGGGGTCACGGTTGACGGCAATCCGGTCAAGGCCCCCGAAGCGGCGCGCCTCTATGCGTTTCACAAGCCCAGCGGCCTCATCACCGCCGAGCGCGATCCCGCCGGGCGTCCGACGATCTACACCGCGCTGCGCAACGCCCTGCCCGAAGGGACGCCGCGCCTGATGCCCATCGGGCGGCTCGACCTTAACACCGAGGGTCTGCTGCTGCTGACCAATGATGGCGAATTGAAGCGCGCGATGGAATTGCCCAGCAGCGGCATCCCGCGCACCTATCGCGCCCGCACCTTTGGCGACATTACGCAGGACCGGCTGGAAGAGCTGATGGAAGGCATCGAGGTTGACGGCATCCGCTATGGCCGGATCGACGCCAATATGGAGCGCCGCACGGGCCGCAACCAGTGGATCGAACTGACGCTGAGCGAGGGCAAGAACCGCGAAGTGCGCCGCGTGCTCGAAGCTCTGGGGCTTCAGGTCAGCCGTCTGATGCGCATCAAATACGGGCCGTTCGAATTGCTCGATTTGCCGCGCGGACAGGCGATCCAGATCCCGCAGGTGCAGGTCGAACGCTTCCGCAAGGGGCTGAAATTTGCCAAGGCGCGCGGCGAATGA
- the rsmD gene encoding 16S rRNA (guanine(966)-N(2))-methyltransferase RsmD: MIRIIAGEWRGRKLAAPEGDDTRPTADRTRETLFSMLNSRLGGFEELRVADLFAGSGALGLEALSRGAAHCLFAEQAAPAIRAIRTNIANLKAHARCDVRAGSVMALTATKQPLDLVLLDPPYNTGAGQVAIDKLRRLGWIGEGTWVALETAATENPQVRGFVVDAERKVGKAKITLFRMEEKQEG; the protein is encoded by the coding sequence ATGATCCGTATCATTGCCGGCGAATGGCGTGGCCGCAAACTGGCCGCGCCCGAAGGTGACGACACCCGCCCCACCGCCGACCGCACCCGCGAGACGCTGTTTTCCATGCTCAACAGCCGCCTTGGCGGGTTTGAGGAACTGCGCGTGGCTGATCTCTTCGCAGGGTCGGGCGCGCTGGGTCTTGAGGCGTTGAGCCGGGGCGCGGCGCATTGCTTGTTTGCCGAACAGGCCGCCCCCGCGATCCGCGCGATCCGCACCAACATCGCCAACCTCAAAGCCCACGCCCGCTGCGACGTGCGCGCGGGCAGCGTGATGGCCCTGACCGCCACCAAACAGCCGCTCGACCTCGTGCTGCTCGACCCGCCCTATAATACCGGCGCGGGACAGGTGGCGATCGACAAGCTGCGCCGCCTCGGCTGGATCGGGGAAGGCACATGGGTTGCGCTGGAAACCGCCGCGACCGAAAATCCGCAGGTGCGCGGGTTTGTGGTCGATGCCGAGCGGAAGGTGGGTAAGGCGAAGATTACCTTGTTCAGGATGGAAGAGAAGCAGGAAGGGTAA
- a CDS encoding MFS transporter produces MSQNMPHPIAKNARILTAALVGTSVEFYDFYIFATATALVFGPMFFPEAAPGRQLLLAFMSLGIAFVARPVGAIAFGHFGDRIGRKSTLVASLILMGGSTLAVGFLPSYAQAGVLAPILLCLCRFGQGFGLGGEWGGAALLAVENAPRGWEARFGCAPQLGAPVGFLAANGLFLILGLVMPEADFKAWGWRIPFLLSVVLVGVGLWVRLKITETAAFAAARAHEKPPEVPLGLLLSQHWKPLIAGSAGVVSCFSLFYLCTAFALAQGTGPLHYPRTGFMVAQLAANLMLAAGIACAAVWSDRFGSGRILAWGASLGAVIGAVYWMGLSSGSLIIVFVTLSAALFAMGMAYGPLSGWLSGLFPVEVRYSGISMAFNAGGIIGGALTPVLAQALIEKGLGNWIGIIPAVAGVVTLIGIGWTRRLKVK; encoded by the coding sequence ATGAGCCAGAACATGCCGCACCCGATCGCGAAGAACGCCCGAATCCTGACCGCCGCCCTTGTCGGCACTTCGGTCGAATTCTACGATTTCTACATCTTCGCCACCGCCACCGCGCTGGTGTTCGGCCCGATGTTCTTTCCCGAGGCGGCGCCGGGGCGGCAATTGCTGCTGGCCTTCATGTCGCTGGGCATCGCCTTTGTCGCGCGACCGGTGGGCGCGATCGCCTTTGGCCATTTCGGCGACAGGATCGGCCGCAAGTCCACGCTGGTGGCCTCGCTGATCCTGATGGGTGGTTCGACGCTGGCGGTGGGTTTCCTGCCTTCCTATGCGCAGGCGGGGGTGCTGGCGCCGATCCTGCTGTGCCTGTGCCGCTTTGGTCAGGGGTTTGGCCTTGGCGGCGAATGGGGCGGGGCGGCGCTGCTGGCGGTGGAAAATGCCCCGCGCGGCTGGGAGGCCCGCTTTGGCTGCGCCCCCCAGCTTGGCGCGCCGGTGGGCTTTCTGGCGGCCAATGGTCTGTTCCTGATCCTTGGCCTTGTCATGCCCGAGGCCGATTTCAAGGCATGGGGTTGGCGCATTCCTTTCCTGCTCTCGGTGGTGCTGGTGGGCGTGGGGCTGTGGGTGCGGTTGAAGATCACCGAGACCGCCGCCTTTGCCGCCGCCCGCGCGCATGAAAAGCCGCCCGAAGTGCCGCTGGGCCTGCTGCTCTCGCAGCATTGGAAGCCGCTGATCGCGGGCAGTGCGGGTGTCGTCTCCTGCTTTTCTCTTTTCTATCTGTGCACAGCCTTCGCGCTGGCCCAAGGCACCGGGCCGCTCCACTATCCGCGCACCGGCTTCATGGTCGCGCAATTGGCGGCCAACCTGATGCTGGCCGCCGGGATCGCCTGCGCGGCCGTCTGGTCCGACCGCTTTGGCTCGGGGCGCATTCTGGCATGGGGCGCCTCGCTGGGCGCGGTGATCGGCGCGGTCTATTGGATGGGCCTCTCTTCGGGCAGCCTTATCATCGTCTTTGTCACCCTCTCGGCCGCGCTCTTCGCCATGGGCATGGCCTATGGCCCGCTTTCGGGCTGGCTATCGGGCCTGTTCCCGGTCGAGGTGCGCTATTCCGGCATCTCCATGGCCTTTAACGCCGGCGGCATCATCGGCGGCGCGCTGACCCCGGTGCTGGCGCAGGCCCTGATCGAAAAGGGGCTGGGCAACTGGATCGGGATTATCCCGGCGGTTGCGGGTGTCGTTACGTTGATCGGGATCGGGTGGACGCGGCGGTTGAAGGTGAAGTGA
- a CDS encoding ATP-dependent helicase yields the protein MTVPHDPAHEAPWLANLNPPQREAVLTTEGPVLMLAGAGTGKTAALTARMAQIIAQRLAWPSEILCVTFTNKAAREMRERVGHLIGPAVEGMPWLGTFHAIAAKMLRRHAELAGLQSNYTIIDTDDQLRLLKQLIQAEGLDEKRWPAKALAGCIDRWKNRGFGPGDLDAVENEAYANGRGAHFYRLYQDRLKAVNACDFGDLLLHMLDIFRRHRDVLEEYQRRFKYIMVDEYQDTNSVQYLWLRLLAQGIEGRRHNICVVGDDDQSIYSWRGAEVANILRFEKDFPGAKVIRLEQNYRSTPHILGAASGLIKENSERLGKQLWTEATGGDKVRVIGVWDAPEEARRVGEEIERLEREGLPLDRIAILVRAQFQTREFEDRFISIGLAYRIIGGFRFYERAEIRDALAYLRIITQPADDLAFERIYNTPKRGLGDKTLEKLHRFARAHEMPLAAAALAMADTDELPAKARNTLLALMRDMARWRDLAKTATPAELARVMLDESGYTAMLQADRSAESAGRLENLSELARAMEDYETLGDFLEHVSLVMDNEANNDAEKVTIMTIHAAKGLEFDHVFLPGWEEGVFPSQRSLDEGGLASLEEERRLAYVAITRARRHCTILHAANRRIYGQWTSSLPSRFIGELPPAHIHSESTMTGGASLWRAQWSERDDPFAHLAQNKPQRMETRGPGWQRASQTTFAPSRKIAENTRSAASFAATPRLDIRIGDKVFHEKFGNGTVKAQEGNKLEIEFDSGGFKRVLDSFVKRI from the coding sequence ATGACTGTCCCGCATGACCCCGCTCACGAGGCCCCCTGGCTGGCCAATCTGAACCCGCCCCAGCGCGAGGCGGTGCTGACGACCGAGGGGCCGGTGCTGATGCTGGCGGGCGCAGGCACGGGCAAGACGGCGGCATTGACCGCGCGTATGGCGCAGATCATTGCGCAAAGACTGGCTTGGCCCTCGGAAATCCTGTGCGTGACCTTTACGAACAAGGCGGCGCGGGAAATGCGTGAGCGTGTGGGCCATCTGATCGGGCCTGCGGTGGAAGGGATGCCATGGCTAGGCACGTTCCATGCCATCGCGGCCAAGATGCTGCGTCGCCATGCCGAACTGGCGGGCTTGCAGAGCAATTATACCATCATCGACACCGACGATCAGTTGCGGCTTTTGAAGCAATTGATTCAGGCCGAAGGGCTGGATGAAAAGCGCTGGCCCGCCAAGGCTTTGGCCGGGTGCATCGACCGCTGGAAGAACCGGGGCTTTGGGCCGGGCGATCTGGATGCGGTGGAAAACGAGGCCTATGCCAATGGACGCGGCGCGCATTTCTATCGGCTGTATCAGGACCGGCTGAAGGCAGTGAACGCCTGCGATTTTGGCGATCTGCTGCTCCATATGCTCGATATTTTCCGGCGGCACCGCGATGTGCTGGAGGAATATCAGCGCCGTTTCAAATATATCATGGTGGACGAATATCAGGACACCAACTCGGTGCAGTATCTCTGGCTGCGCCTGTTGGCGCAAGGGATCGAGGGGCGGCGCCACAATATCTGCGTGGTGGGTGACGATGACCAGTCGATCTATTCATGGCGCGGGGCAGAAGTCGCCAATATCCTGCGCTTTGAAAAGGATTTTCCCGGCGCGAAAGTGATCCGGCTGGAGCAGAATTATCGCTCCACCCCGCATATCCTCGGCGCGGCCAGCGGGCTGATCAAGGAAAACAGCGAGCGTCTGGGCAAGCAGCTTTGGACCGAGGCGACCGGCGGCGACAAGGTGCGCGTGATCGGCGTATGGGACGCGCCAGAGGAAGCGCGCCGCGTGGGCGAGGAAATCGAGCGACTGGAGCGCGAGGGGCTGCCCCTCGACCGTATCGCCATTCTGGTGCGCGCCCAGTTTCAGACGCGCGAATTCGAGGACCGGTTCATCAGCATCGGCCTTGCCTATCGCATCATCGGCGGCTTCCGTTTTTATGAACGCGCCGAAATCCGCGATGCTTTGGCCTATTTGCGGATCATCACCCAACCCGCCGACGATCTGGCCTTTGAGCGGATCTATAACACGCCCAAGCGCGGGCTTGGCGACAAGACGCTGGAAAAGCTGCACCGTTTCGCGCGCGCGCATGAGATGCCGCTGGCCGCGGCCGCGCTGGCCATGGCCGATACGGACGAATTGCCGGCCAAGGCGCGCAACACGCTGCTGGCGCTGATGCGGGATATGGCGCGTTGGCGCGATCTGGCCAAGACGGCAACGCCTGCCGAACTGGCGCGCGTGATGCTCGACGAATCGGGCTATACCGCCATGCTTCAGGCCGACCGCAGCGCGGAAAGCGCGGGGCGTCTGGAAAACCTGTCGGAGCTGGCCCGCGCGATGGAGGATTACGAGACGCTGGGCGATTTTCTTGAGCATGTCTCGCTGGTTATGGACAATGAGGCGAACAATGACGCCGAAAAGGTCACGATCATGACGATCCATGCGGCCAAGGGGCTGGAATTCGACCATGTGTTCCTGCCCGGTTGGGAAGAGGGCGTGTTCCCTTCGCAGCGTTCTCTGGACGAAGGCGGCCTTGCCAGTCTGGAAGAGGAGCGCCGCCTCGCCTATGTGGCGATCACGCGGGCGCGGCGCCATTGCACGATCCTGCACGCGGCCAACCGGCGCATCTATGGGCAATGGACAAGCTCGCTGCCCAGCCGTTTCATCGGCGAATTGCCCCCCGCCCATATCCACAGCGAAAGCACGATGACCGGCGGGGCCAGCCTGTGGCGCGCGCAATGGAGCGAGCGGGACGATCCCTTTGCCCATCTGGCGCAAAACAAGCCCCAGCGGATGGAAACGCGCGGTCCGGGCTGGCAACGCGCCAGCCAGACAACCTTTGCCCCATCGCGCAAGATCGCAGAAAATACCCGCAGCGCGGCCAGTTTCGCCGCCACGCCGCGTCTGGACATCCGCATCGGCGACAAAGTGTTTCACGAAAAATTCGGCAATGGCACGGTCAAGGCGCAGGAAGGCAACAAGCTGGAGATCGAATTCGACAGCGGCGGGTTCAAGCGCGTACTGGACAGTTTTGTAAAGCGCATATGA
- a CDS encoding flavin reductase family protein — MTQSATAIEPADYRRVLGHYPTGVAAITSTDADGAPLVLVVGTFTSVSLDPPLVGFLPTTTSASWQAIAATGQFAVNVLGSDQAALCGQLAGRGDKFAGVKYTLSEGGLPLLADALITIEADISATLPAGDHDFVLGAVRRMNVAREGDPLLFHRGNYGGFAAL, encoded by the coding sequence ATGACGCAATCGGCCACGGCCATCGAACCGGCAGACTATCGCCGCGTGCTGGGCCATTATCCCACGGGTGTCGCAGCGATCACCTCGACCGATGCCGATGGCGCGCCGCTGGTGCTGGTGGTGGGCACGTTCACCTCGGTTTCGCTTGATCCGCCGCTGGTGGGCTTTTTGCCGACCACCACCTCGGCCAGTTGGCAGGCGATTGCCGCCACGGGCCAATTCGCCGTCAATGTGCTGGGCAGCGATCAGGCGGCGCTGTGCGGGCAACTGGCCGGGCGCGGGGATAAATTCGCCGGGGTGAAATACACGCTTTCGGAAGGGGGCCTGCCCCTGCTGGCCGATGCGCTGATCACGATCGAGGCCGATATCAGCGCCACGCTGCCTGCGGGCGATCATGATTTCGTGCTGGGCGCGGTGCGGCGGATGAATGTGGCGCGCGAGGGCGATCCCCTGCTGTTTCATCGCGGAAATTATGGCGGTTTTGCCGCGCTGTAA